Part of the Paenibacillus sp. JNUCC32 genome is shown below.
CCGATGGCTCTATAGAACATAATCTGCTCAAGTACATACAGCTGTTTATCATAATATACTCTATGCCCCAGCTCATCTCGCTCCGCTTTAAGAATCCCTTCATTATCGTAGTACTGAATGGTTCGCGGTGTTATTCCCGACAATCGGCTGATTTCTTTTACGGAATATTTTTTCCCCATGAACCCATCCCTTCCTGTCCCTTACTCGATTTTCGCTAAAAAGGCTTCTATCGTTTCCAGTAACTCTTCAGGGTATTCCCCGTTAATCGCATGCGAGGCCTCTTCAAATAAAACCATCTCGCTATTAGGGTCTTTCAAGGCATCCATCCCCGTTTGATACGACTTTTCAGCATGGTTCATCGTCGATTGTCCAGCTAAAATACCGAGCACCGGTATCGTCAGCTCAGCTAATTGTTCCGGCTGGATGGCTTCGGGCATGGGCAGCTTGCTCTTGAATGTCCGCATACCGGTTTCGATTAGTTTGGCGGTCGGATCGCTGTCATCGACTTCAGCCCCGCCGGATATATAGCTGAGCATTTTCTCCCGGATCGGCTTGGGCACCATGGGCACCGTCGCCGGAATGGAGGCCAGTATCATTTTCAATGGAATGGGGCCGAACACATAGACGGGGTCCAGCAATATGAGCGAGTGAATCTTCTCCGGATGCTTGAGCGCCAGATTCGCCGCACTCCACCCGCCGAACGACAGCCCTAATAGGTGGATCTCTGATTCCGGCAGCTGATCCAATACTTGCCCTAACCATGCTGCTTGGTCCGCAGCGGTTTCAATCCGTCTGGTTTCTGTGCTTAAACCCGGTTCTCCTATCAAATCAACGGTGTATACAGGCCGGTGTTCTAAAAAGCCGCTAAGATTGGCCTCCCACATGGGTGTAGCAGATCCCTTTCCCGGAAGCAGCAACAAAGGC
Proteins encoded:
- a CDS encoding alpha/beta fold hydrolase, with the translated sequence MKRRKGWIILGSILIAILAILTVAGFLFRDDGSLSGFVTEDGQKEYAAAYEEAMSHLPEPVESIKVHTDFGVVQLYKFQGSDTPHKTPLLLLPGKGSATPMWEANLSGFLEHRPVYTVDLIGEPGLSTETRRIETAADQAAWLGQVLDQLPESEIHLLGLSFGGWSAANLALKHPEKIHSLILLDPVYVFGPIPLKMILASIPATVPMVPKPIREKMLSYISGGAEVDDSDPTAKLIETGMRTFKSKLPMPEAIQPEQLAELTIPVLGILAGQSTMNHAEKSYQTGMDALKDPNSEMVLFEEASHAINGEYPEELLETIEAFLAKIE